The Akkermansia sp. N21116 genome includes a region encoding these proteins:
- a CDS encoding tetratricopeptide repeat protein produces MKRVFSFGVLCVMSAVFLSGCDDDKKGEVVGLSEQDSPMPGNAGRERTVDAPKPVERDDELDRAIRDATDSTAEHEYAVAKLYAERLKAGKAKVEQVVEWCKKAADKGYAEAQMTLAGMYYYGVELGRDSSRAKEWFEKAAAAGNREADYYLGLMYLMGDGIARDTAKGVEEIKKSAESNIPKAMGFLGNLYWEGKFGVEKDARIAQQWLEKAAKKGDITAAQFLGRIYYNGDGVEKNPEKAFKWYEKAARLGDPQSEYIVAMMCLKGEGTKENPEEAVSWLKLAAGQDHVGAMALLSICYSSGLGIKADAEIGRVWKERALKLQKEQEEKAATGNNPPSGEVTPGSGGMPKQGEL; encoded by the coding sequence ATGAAACGGGTATTTTCCTTCGGTGTATTGTGCGTCATGTCTGCAGTCTTCCTGTCTGGATGCGATGATGACAAGAAGGGGGAGGTTGTCGGACTAAGCGAACAGGACTCTCCCATGCCCGGGAATGCAGGGCGGGAGCGTACCGTCGATGCTCCGAAACCTGTAGAACGTGACGATGAACTGGACCGTGCTATCCGGGATGCGACCGATAGTACTGCCGAACATGAATATGCGGTGGCCAAACTTTATGCCGAGCGTCTCAAAGCAGGAAAGGCAAAGGTGGAACAGGTCGTCGAATGGTGCAAGAAAGCTGCCGACAAGGGCTATGCCGAAGCCCAGATGACCCTGGCCGGCATGTATTATTACGGTGTGGAACTCGGTCGCGATTCTTCCCGGGCAAAGGAGTGGTTTGAAAAAGCTGCTGCGGCGGGCAACAGGGAAGCCGATTATTACCTGGGATTGATGTATCTGATGGGGGACGGCATTGCGCGCGATACTGCGAAAGGCGTGGAGGAGATCAAGAAATCCGCTGAAAGCAATATTCCTAAAGCGATGGGGTTTCTCGGCAATCTTTATTGGGAAGGAAAGTTCGGCGTGGAAAAAGATGCCCGCATAGCCCAACAATGGTTGGAGAAGGCTGCCAAGAAGGGGGACATTACGGCTGCCCAGTTTCTTGGCAGGATTTATTACAACGGGGATGGTGTAGAAAAGAATCCCGAGAAGGCCTTCAAATGGTATGAAAAGGCTGCTCGTCTGGGAGATCCCCAATCGGAATACATTGTTGCGATGATGTGCTTGAAGGGGGAAGGGACGAAGGAAAACCCCGAAGAAGCCGTTTCCTGGTTGAAATTGGCTGCAGGTCAGGATCATGTCGGTGCCATGGCTCTGCTTTCCATCTGTTACAGCAGTGGCTTGGGTATTAAGGCTGATGCCGAAATCGGCCGGGTTTGGAAAGAACGCGCCTTGAAACTGCAGAAAGAACAAGAGGAAAAGGCCGCGACCGGGAATAATCCGCCGAGCGGTGAGGTTACGCCCGGATCGGGAGGGATGCCCAAACAGGGTGAATTGTGA
- a CDS encoding GNAT family N-acetyltransferase has translation MKDFKHIAIKSIHDPLFTEANEIYTQSFPLHEQRTIPNLEEILHNPEFHYDALLTSDGRVAAILCFWNTPDFVYLEHFAVSPHMRNNGFGKIILDEIKQHSNVPVILEIDPVVDEISRRRLMFYERNGFISNQQYDYIHPPYKEGDAPYPLLVMSYPSALDTEQYSRFESYHHNTVIQPAQ, from the coding sequence ATGAAAGATTTCAAGCACATCGCCATCAAAAGTATCCATGATCCCCTGTTTACGGAGGCGAACGAAATTTACACGCAAAGTTTCCCTCTGCACGAGCAACGCACCATTCCTAATCTGGAAGAAATCCTCCACAACCCGGAATTTCACTATGACGCCCTTCTGACATCCGACGGGCGCGTTGCCGCAATCCTCTGCTTCTGGAATACTCCCGACTTCGTCTATCTGGAACACTTTGCCGTCTCCCCGCACATGAGAAATAACGGATTCGGCAAAATCATACTCGACGAAATCAAGCAGCACTCCAATGTCCCGGTCATCCTCGAAATTGACCCCGTCGTTGATGAAATTTCCCGCCGCAGGCTGATGTTCTACGAACGCAATGGATTTATATCCAACCAACAGTACGACTATATCCACCCCCCCTACAAGGAAGGTGATGCTCCCTACCCCCTCCTCGTCATGAGTTATCCGTCCGCTTTGGATACGGAACAGTACAGCCGGTTCGAATCCTACCACCACAATACAGTCATCCAACCCGCACAGTAA
- a CDS encoding P-loop NTPase: MTDSQQPLTPELIRAALTTVKYPGFSRDIVSFGIVKNIAIDDDNNVVINLQIESRNADIPRYIFEGVHNVMKHIPGVKHCDVNIDHKTPAANKPVNDDPASWKSSIPGAKHVIAVASGKGGVGKSTVSANLAVALSKLGYKVGLVDLDIYGPSMALMFGTKERPGANENDEFIPVKAHGIRLLSIGLMIDEASPVAVRGPLATRYVQQFLRNVEWGDIDFLILDLPPGTGDIQLTIVQTADLDGAVIVTTPQEVALIDARKAVGLFEKVQTPILGIIENMSYFECPSDGKVYHIFGEGGGAREAEKLGVPLLGQIPIDIRTRSCGDEGSPVALLDPAENSASAAFRNLAKHCADIVLNKE; encoded by the coding sequence ATGACCGATTCACAACAACCACTCACGCCGGAACTCATCCGGGCCGCTTTGACGACGGTCAAATATCCCGGATTCAGCCGGGACATCGTTTCGTTCGGCATTGTAAAAAACATTGCCATCGACGATGACAACAATGTCGTCATCAATCTCCAGATCGAAAGCCGCAACGCCGATATCCCCCGTTACATCTTCGAAGGGGTGCACAACGTCATGAAGCACATCCCCGGAGTCAAGCACTGCGATGTCAACATCGACCACAAAACGCCCGCAGCCAACAAGCCGGTCAATGATGATCCCGCTTCGTGGAAGTCCTCCATCCCCGGAGCCAAGCACGTCATCGCCGTCGCTTCCGGCAAAGGCGGTGTCGGTAAATCCACAGTCTCCGCCAACCTCGCAGTCGCCCTCTCGAAACTCGGTTATAAAGTCGGCTTGGTCGATCTGGATATCTATGGTCCTTCCATGGCTCTCATGTTCGGCACTAAGGAACGTCCCGGAGCCAATGAGAACGACGAATTCATTCCTGTCAAAGCGCACGGTATCCGCTTGCTTTCCATCGGCCTGATGATCGACGAAGCCTCTCCCGTCGCTGTTCGCGGACCATTGGCCACCCGATACGTCCAGCAATTCCTTCGCAACGTAGAATGGGGTGACATCGACTTCCTGATCCTTGATCTGCCCCCCGGAACGGGAGACATCCAGCTGACCATCGTGCAAACAGCAGATCTCGACGGAGCCGTCATCGTCACAACCCCGCAGGAAGTTGCCCTTATCGATGCCCGCAAAGCTGTAGGACTCTTCGAAAAAGTCCAGACACCCATCCTCGGCATCATCGAAAACATGAGTTACTTCGAATGTCCTTCCGACGGAAAGGTCTATCACATCTTTGGAGAAGGAGGTGGCGCTCGCGAAGCGGAAAAACTCGGAGTGCCGCTTCTGGGGCAAATTCCCATCGACATCCGTACCCGCTCCTGCGGAGACGAAGGCTCTCCCGTCGCTCTGCTCGATCCTGCGGAAAACAGTGCTTCCGCGGCCTTCCGCAATCTCGCAAAGCATTGCGCGGACATTGTCCTGAATAAAGAATAA
- a CDS encoding autotransporter outer membrane beta-barrel domain-containing protein yields MQSATYTPMVSSFFIRRFFASLLAVGVPASFASSTIDDINESLRQAAKGDSLSFTIQEHILIPCHRTSGSPYDAKEWGAISNPDGVTFQLSGLQVNGEKSSFTGAERSDPLDLTRALLNNLGSTMKVDNLIFDNCSYYRGGTIACTGGAISNFGGTLEVKNCDFFGNSISSYQRFSAGGAICAAREISGAKSTVCYTTIDACTFIGNFATTDPEGYQSVQGGAFYNEDLSIATVRRSTFNNNYVIVDKMKTFVSGGGAIGNWGDMEIEDCSFTGNYVLSTGGVALYGGAIWSETNLNTIYSLTIRNSIFENNYIQTSEPQGMGGAICFRSSGLNTIIDSSFFNNFNASSNYYGGAIDTAGPLNLIAETKDVVFSGNRHFVTQVENGQAQDGLSNAITTRAGGFLNLVAASQAKIVFDDSLMAANNDTPLNINPDTIALNNETNEKVDNPYSHDGEVQFNDGVTVNNFTVNLDNGSLRVGDKTFIKGTVNARTGTALLIDGFTTIAQGEKFALEILGPPTPGTDGNYNVTGTEGEHTIRVRMNDAMVAATDTNPVWNFADGSSLNAEPGKLVFVLDISGIQSRPEELHPFIFSHTLSTETTQASVAGAKHVYLVDDDGWSLEYEPYTANGTTYDRFDFLSGQYGVELPQPPSPIDPEFPVDPEFPVDPPTPPAPAWNAPLGVGTVQVNTLWTSVRSLWSFSDNARTNTRYNLKLERNVAFWVSGIGNYYTQENHDFSTGYRYRSLGYAAGGEYAFANNWTMGMAVGTLWGDHDVNNGLGRIDKDTNIGLLYGTYGMALNRQNAFILDMQAGYARSSNKGTTRMQAVSEDNLGGKWTDQAWMLDVKAIWSHQLNERLFLETFTGLQYTFADQNDYTLRGEKYQYRLSDGSMNELRATVGTGLRYRGYLGNKAFTAYAKAGVIQDLSRKTPRVDVQGNSHFWTACGSKPGRTSLSTASGMRLQLTEGLSASANYNLEAAEKSLMQTGSVSLIYEF; encoded by the coding sequence GTGCAATCCGCTACATATACGCCCATGGTGAGTTCATTTTTTATCAGACGTTTCTTTGCATCGCTTCTTGCTGTAGGAGTACCTGCATCTTTCGCTTCATCGACAATTGATGACATCAACGAATCTCTTCGGCAGGCAGCCAAAGGAGATTCTCTCTCCTTCACTATCCAGGAACATATCCTTATTCCCTGCCATAGAACCTCCGGGAGTCCTTATGACGCTAAGGAATGGGGAGCCATCAGCAATCCGGACGGAGTCACTTTTCAGCTTTCTGGACTTCAGGTAAACGGAGAGAAATCGTCTTTCACCGGAGCAGAACGCAGTGATCCTCTCGATCTTACCCGAGCCTTGCTTAATAATCTGGGATCAACCATGAAGGTGGATAACCTGATCTTCGACAACTGCAGTTACTACCGAGGTGGTACCATCGCTTGTACCGGAGGAGCCATCTCGAATTTTGGAGGAACGTTGGAAGTCAAAAACTGCGATTTTTTCGGTAATTCCATCAGCAGTTACCAGCGTTTCAGTGCAGGAGGCGCTATCTGTGCCGCCCGTGAAATTTCAGGAGCTAAATCTACCGTGTGCTATACGACTATTGATGCGTGCACCTTCATCGGCAATTTTGCCACGACCGATCCGGAGGGTTATCAATCGGTTCAGGGAGGCGCCTTCTATAATGAAGACTTATCTATTGCCACAGTTCGGCGAAGTACATTCAACAACAATTATGTGATTGTTGACAAAATGAAAACGTTCGTATCCGGAGGCGGCGCCATTGGCAACTGGGGTGACATGGAGATTGAGGATTGCTCGTTTACTGGCAATTATGTCCTTTCCACAGGGGGTGTTGCCCTCTACGGCGGGGCTATCTGGTCTGAAACTAATTTAAACACTATTTATTCTCTTACCATTCGCAATTCGATTTTTGAGAACAACTACATTCAGACTTCCGAGCCACAGGGTATGGGGGGAGCCATCTGTTTCAGATCATCAGGTCTCAACACGATCATCGACAGTTCTTTCTTCAATAATTTCAACGCCTCTTCCAACTACTACGGTGGAGCCATCGACACTGCCGGACCTCTCAACCTGATTGCGGAAACGAAGGACGTCGTCTTCAGCGGCAACAGGCACTTCGTCACCCAAGTCGAAAACGGGCAGGCTCAAGATGGCCTTTCCAACGCCATTACAACCCGTGCCGGCGGTTTCCTCAACCTCGTCGCCGCCTCCCAGGCCAAAATCGTTTTCGACGACTCCCTGATGGCTGCCAATAATGACACGCCACTCAACATCAACCCGGATACCATCGCTCTGAACAACGAAACGAATGAAAAGGTCGACAACCCGTACTCCCATGACGGGGAAGTGCAGTTCAACGACGGCGTAACCGTCAACAACTTCACGGTCAACCTGGACAACGGTTCCCTCCGCGTCGGCGACAAGACCTTCATCAAGGGAACCGTCAACGCAAGGACGGGCACCGCCCTCCTGATCGACGGATTCACTACCATCGCCCAGGGAGAAAAGTTCGCCTTGGAAATCCTGGGACCCCCAACTCCGGGCACGGACGGAAACTACAATGTCACGGGAACGGAAGGCGAACACACCATCCGAGTCCGGATGAACGACGCCATGGTCGCCGCCACGGATACCAACCCCGTCTGGAACTTCGCCGACGGCTCCTCTCTGAATGCCGAGCCGGGCAAGCTCGTCTTCGTGCTGGACATCAGCGGCATCCAGTCCAGGCCGGAGGAACTCCACCCCTTCATCTTCTCCCACACGCTATCCACCGAAACCACCCAGGCAAGCGTGGCCGGCGCCAAACACGTCTACCTCGTCGATGACGATGGATGGTCCCTCGAATACGAACCCTATACCGCCAACGGGACGACCTACGACCGCTTCGACTTCCTGTCCGGTCAATACGGAGTGGAACTCCCCCAGCCACCATCCCCCATCGATCCGGAGTTCCCGGTCGACCCTGAATTCCCGGTAGATCCACCGACGCCTCCCGCTCCGGCCTGGAACGCCCCCCTCGGCGTCGGAACCGTCCAGGTCAACACGCTTTGGACCTCCGTCCGGTCTCTCTGGTCCTTCTCCGACAATGCCCGGACCAATACCCGGTACAACCTCAAGCTGGAACGCAACGTGGCCTTCTGGGTTTCCGGCATCGGCAACTACTACACCCAGGAAAACCATGACTTTTCCACGGGGTACCGCTACCGTTCCCTGGGATACGCGGCGGGCGGCGAGTACGCCTTCGCCAACAACTGGACGATGGGCATGGCCGTCGGCACCCTCTGGGGAGACCATGACGTCAACAATGGCCTGGGGCGCATCGACAAAGACACCAACATCGGCCTCCTCTACGGAACCTACGGGATGGCTCTCAACCGGCAAAATGCCTTCATCCTGGACATGCAGGCCGGCTATGCCCGCTCCAGCAACAAAGGTACAACGAGGATGCAGGCCGTATCCGAGGACAACCTGGGCGGGAAATGGACCGACCAGGCCTGGATGCTGGACGTGAAGGCGATCTGGAGCCATCAATTGAACGAAAGGCTTTTCCTGGAAACCTTCACCGGGCTCCAGTACACCTTCGCCGACCAGAACGACTACACCCTCAGGGGCGAGAAGTACCAGTACCGTCTCTCGGACGGCAGCATGAACGAGCTGCGCGCTACCGTGGGAACCGGTCTCCGTTACCGGGGTTATCTAGGAAACAAGGCCTTCACGGCCTACGCGAAGGCGGGAGTAATCCAGGACTTGAGCCGTAAGACGCCCCGGGTCGATGTCCAGGGCAACAGTCATTTCTGGACAGCCTGCGGCAGTAAACCGGGAAGGACGTCGCTGAGCACGGCGTCGGGCATGCGTTTGCAGCTTACGGAAGGTCTGAGCGCCTCGGCGAACTACAATCTTGAAGCGGCCGAGAAGAGCCTCATGCAGACGGGAAGCGTCAGTCTCATTTACGAATTCTGA
- a CDS encoding 8-amino-7-oxononanoate synthase, whose amino-acid sequence MKTPESALFQYEKEGLLRRLRPIECLPGGMARMADESEVVNWASNDYLGLARDPRIEEAMIRGVRDHGTGAMASRLVTGTRRVHEELEERLATLKGTEAAVAFSSGYATSVGLIPAIVGKGDFVVLDKLSHASLIDGARLSGAEVRTFLHNNPESLEKLLVRLRAKSPDADILVVTESVFSMDGDRAPLRELVEVKNRYGALMLVDEAHGFGLLGRNGAGLASELGVSSAIDFQMGTLSKSAGLSGGYVACSRAWADLFINSSRSLIYSTAPSPALAQAAVTALDMIEGEEGEAKRIHVRFLMDLFVSLLGMEARPLSSIFPYVIGENEDALSAASALLNAGHLAPAIRYPTVPRGTARLRLTLTAAHTEQQVRDLAEVLSKMQRGELAVSQA is encoded by the coding sequence ATGAAAACGCCTGAATCCGCATTGTTCCAATATGAAAAAGAAGGCTTATTGAGAAGGCTGCGCCCCATCGAATGCCTGCCGGGCGGAATGGCCCGTATGGCGGATGAGAGCGAGGTGGTCAATTGGGCCTCCAATGATTATCTGGGGCTGGCCCGGGATCCCCGGATTGAGGAGGCGATGATCCGGGGGGTCCGCGACCACGGGACAGGTGCTATGGCTTCCCGCCTGGTGACGGGGACACGCCGCGTTCATGAAGAACTTGAGGAACGCCTTGCCACTCTAAAGGGAACAGAGGCAGCAGTGGCTTTTTCCTCGGGCTATGCGACATCGGTCGGTTTGATTCCGGCGATTGTGGGGAAGGGCGATTTTGTCGTTTTGGACAAGTTGAGTCACGCGAGTTTGATTGATGGAGCCAGATTGTCGGGTGCGGAAGTGAGGACGTTTTTGCATAATAATCCGGAGTCCTTGGAAAAATTGCTTGTCCGTTTGCGGGCGAAGTCGCCGGATGCTGATATCTTGGTAGTGACGGAGTCTGTGTTTAGCATGGACGGGGATAGGGCTCCCTTGCGCGAATTGGTTGAAGTAAAAAACCGATATGGAGCTCTCATGCTGGTGGATGAAGCGCATGGATTCGGTTTGCTGGGCAGGAATGGTGCCGGTCTGGCTTCGGAACTGGGAGTGTCTTCGGCTATTGATTTCCAAATGGGAACTTTGAGTAAGTCGGCCGGTTTATCGGGTGGTTATGTGGCTTGTTCCCGAGCCTGGGCTGATTTATTCATCAATTCGTCCCGGTCGTTGATTTATTCCACAGCACCTTCTCCGGCGTTGGCGCAGGCGGCTGTGACTGCACTGGATATGATTGAAGGCGAAGAGGGAGAAGCGAAGCGTATCCATGTGCGTTTCCTGATGGATTTGTTTGTTTCTTTACTGGGGATGGAGGCAAGACCTCTGAGCTCAATTTTTCCTTATGTGATAGGAGAGAACGAAGACGCCTTATCGGCTGCATCTGCTCTTCTGAATGCGGGGCATTTGGCTCCGGCGATTCGGTACCCGACAGTGCCTCGCGGTACGGCAAGATTGCGTTTGACGTTGACTGCCGCCCATACGGAGCAACAGGTTAGGGATCTGGCTGAAGTATTGTCAAAGATGCAGAGGGGTGAACTGGCGGTTTCGCAAGCGTGA
- a CDS encoding beta-ketoacyl synthase N-terminal-like domain-containing protein, whose translation MKCSSVVFPESSPYVCGIGAVSSLGIDSATHVEKMLEGKCAFRPLAELWGEGHAWDRIPAAWLEDRELFMGRRQGPASILALLLARQAVEDAGWGARELESAALIVGSSRGNAMGWLDSIPGRRKIKLLSVPQSLHSELASSVTIEFGIHGPYHVLASGCAAGLDAVGLAAMLVESGVVERALAIGLDLPLSPSVLDTYWSSGMLAQVGVNNPYGEDADGMVIAEGGGAVALSIHPEEGVPYGRVLDYRSNSDASSPLGMPADGLQLGRLIKTSLEKTGAVCEALTICPHASGTRNNGIAEKAALKYAFSGEEGTALRFPDVRLMKPWCGHAIGGSGILELCMMLAFAKRGLLPPNLPGMASPWEGCILSKTCDLLDDRILLKTASSMGGHNAVLALSVNPNAPIL comes from the coding sequence ATGAAATGTTCTTCCGTTGTTTTTCCCGAGTCCAGCCCGTATGTGTGCGGCATTGGTGCGGTTTCCTCATTAGGAATCGATAGCGCGACGCATGTAGAAAAGATGCTCGAAGGGAAGTGTGCATTTCGTCCGCTGGCGGAGTTGTGGGGGGAAGGTCACGCGTGGGATCGGATACCGGCAGCCTGGCTGGAAGACAGGGAGTTGTTCATGGGACGCCGGCAAGGGCCGGCTTCAATCCTGGCTCTGCTTTTGGCCCGGCAGGCGGTCGAGGATGCGGGGTGGGGGGCACGCGAATTGGAATCGGCAGCTTTGATTGTGGGGTCTTCGCGCGGCAATGCAATGGGCTGGCTGGATTCCATCCCCGGACGGAGGAAGATCAAATTATTGTCGGTACCTCAGTCTCTCCACAGTGAACTGGCATCCTCCGTCACGATTGAGTTTGGCATCCACGGTCCCTACCATGTACTGGCTAGCGGATGTGCGGCCGGGTTGGATGCCGTAGGTCTGGCTGCCATGCTGGTAGAGTCCGGCGTCGTGGAGCGTGCTTTGGCGATTGGGTTGGATTTGCCTCTGTCTCCATCGGTTCTGGATACGTATTGGTCTTCCGGTATGCTGGCCCAGGTCGGGGTTAATAATCCGTACGGTGAAGATGCTGACGGGATGGTGATTGCCGAGGGAGGGGGAGCCGTGGCCCTGTCCATTCATCCCGAAGAAGGCGTTCCATATGGGCGTGTGCTGGATTACCGTTCCAATTCCGATGCAAGCAGTCCTCTAGGCATGCCGGCGGACGGATTGCAGTTGGGCAGGTTGATCAAGACTTCCCTCGAGAAGACGGGGGCGGTTTGCGAGGCGTTGACGATATGTCCTCATGCCAGTGGAACGAGGAACAATGGCATCGCGGAAAAGGCGGCGTTGAAGTATGCTTTTTCCGGAGAGGAAGGAACGGCTCTCCGCTTCCCGGATGTTCGCCTGATGAAACCGTGGTGCGGTCATGCTATCGGGGGAAGCGGTATTCTGGAGTTGTGTATGATGCTGGCATTTGCGAAACGGGGGCTATTGCCTCCCAATTTACCCGGTATGGCATCGCCCTGGGAGGGATGTATCCTCTCGAAAACCTGCGATCTTCTGGATGATCGTATTCTGTTGAAGACGGCTTCTTCGATGGGCGGACATAACGCCGTTCTTGCCTTGAGTGTGAACCCAAACGCCCCAATTTTATGA
- a CDS encoding isoprenylcysteine carboxylmethyltransferase family protein, which translates to MSYKKKSWNEQSRTLITFFFALLIGSSLLLGESRWETSPLTEETLMLLACFFAGVGAFGRIWCSLYIAGYKNSTLVKSGPYALCRNPLYLFSFIGGTGVALATETFTIPLLVILAFACYYPFIILREQKRLIEIFGKDYKDYCRETPSFFPTLHSIFHLKQPETYTVNPRTFTHNFIDALWFIWLIGIFEFVSGLHEAGILPVLFQLP; encoded by the coding sequence ATGTCCTATAAAAAAAAATCATGGAACGAACAATCCAGAACGCTTATCACCTTCTTCTTTGCCTTGCTCATCGGATCCTCGCTCCTTTTAGGAGAAAGCCGCTGGGAAACATCGCCGCTCACGGAAGAAACCCTCATGCTCCTGGCCTGTTTCTTCGCCGGAGTCGGGGCCTTCGGCAGAATATGGTGCTCCCTGTACATCGCCGGATACAAAAACAGTACACTCGTCAAATCAGGCCCTTATGCCCTATGCCGTAATCCTCTGTATCTTTTTAGCTTCATCGGGGGAACCGGAGTCGCCCTGGCTACGGAAACCTTTACCATCCCGTTGCTTGTCATCCTGGCATTCGCCTGTTATTACCCATTCATTATTCTACGCGAACAAAAACGCCTGATAGAAATTTTCGGAAAAGATTACAAAGACTACTGTCGGGAAACACCGTCCTTTTTCCCGACCCTGCATTCCATCTTCCACCTGAAACAACCGGAGACCTACACAGTCAACCCGAGAACATTCACGCACAACTTTATTGATGCTCTCTGGTTTATCTGGTTAATCGGCATTTTTGAATTTGTCAGTGGCCTGCATGAAGCCGGCATCCTTCCCGTCCTCTTTCAGTTGCCCTGA